One Fimbriiglobus ruber genomic window carries:
- the sppA gene encoding signal peptide peptidase SppA encodes MRGTLIVFAVLLSGAGCERFTVHTQNRIAFDAPIDTRVTDITPVSPVAGPVRAVVVGTGDAAGQVAIVDVDGLILNTPFAGPMSLGENPVALFREKLDATEADPRVKSVVLRINSPGGGVAACVAMRRDLERFKARSGKPVVACLLDTATGGAYYLASAADHVVAGPATVTGGVGVILNLFNLQDLMAQFNVLPQPIKAGELTDIGSSARPLKAAEKELLQSMADEFHKQLRIDILRSRPRLNEATGAMFDGRIFTGSQATSHGLVDQVGDLDEAIQHAAQLGCPNTTGRPAVVLYRRANDPANSVYAVTANVPLQGAGLLPNLPGLERSKMPTFMSVWQPELTMEKLGGK; translated from the coding sequence ATGCGCGGGACGCTCATCGTGTTCGCAGTCTTACTCTCGGGAGCCGGCTGCGAGCGGTTCACGGTTCATACCCAAAACCGGATTGCCTTCGATGCCCCGATTGACACGCGAGTGACCGACATCACTCCGGTCAGTCCGGTTGCGGGGCCAGTTCGAGCGGTGGTGGTTGGAACGGGTGACGCCGCCGGACAAGTTGCCATCGTGGACGTGGACGGACTGATTCTGAACACGCCATTCGCCGGCCCGATGTCGCTCGGGGAGAACCCTGTCGCCCTGTTCCGAGAGAAACTCGATGCGACCGAAGCCGACCCCCGAGTGAAGTCCGTCGTACTCCGAATCAACAGCCCCGGCGGCGGGGTGGCCGCGTGTGTCGCCATGCGGCGGGATCTGGAGCGGTTCAAGGCTCGATCCGGGAAGCCCGTAGTCGCCTGTTTGCTCGACACAGCAACCGGTGGCGCCTACTATCTGGCCTCGGCAGCCGACCACGTTGTCGCCGGCCCGGCGACCGTGACTGGTGGCGTGGGCGTGATTCTCAATTTGTTCAACCTCCAGGATTTGATGGCCCAGTTCAACGTCCTCCCACAACCCATCAAGGCGGGGGAACTCACGGACATTGGGTCTTCGGCTCGTCCACTCAAGGCGGCGGAAAAAGAACTCCTCCAGTCGATGGCGGACGAGTTCCACAAGCAACTCCGAATAGACATCTTGCGCTCGCGCCCCAGGTTGAATGAAGCGACGGGAGCCATGTTCGACGGCCGCATTTTCACTGGCTCCCAGGCCACCTCCCACGGACTCGTGGACCAGGTCGGCGATCTGGATGAAGCGATCCAACACGCGGCGCAACTCGGGTGCCCCAACACGACCGGCCGCCCGGCCGTCGTCCTCTATCGCCGGGCCAACGATCCGGCTAACTCCGTGTACGCGGTAACGGCCAACGTCCCCCTTCAGGGGGCCGGCTTGCTCCCGAACTTGCCGGGACTGGAACGCAGTAAGATGCCGACGTTTATGTCGGTATGGCAACCCGAGTTGACGATGGAGAAACTCGGCGGCAAGTAA
- a CDS encoding aromatic ring-hydroxylating oxygenase subunit alpha — protein MFINQTQLRHLLRPDQYMSERQYRTELRHLFDSTWHPLATTRDIAKPGDILTFDLLETPILIRNFDGELRAFLNVCPHRHSRLIDKPKANSERLKCQYHGWEFDQEGRTGKIPDARAFRPWDRENACLRRFRLETCGELVFVNFSDNGMSLREWLGPLWETWSAGFGGDYRYATTWEQDFPCNWKVVLENSLESYHIPQVHPKTFKEYPEESNSWHVLDPQYSTFRTMAPDDWLNRRLSWAVRQLGVPVTNEYWHHVRHPHVTFASLDIHRMMMCVFPISPTACRYRSIVYTLRGRRRNPLAWALAHCLRPAVVAVGKKVFAEDGAIYEGVQRGLAASPNTGVW, from the coding sequence ATGTTCATCAACCAAACGCAACTGCGGCACCTGCTGCGCCCGGACCAATACATGTCGGAACGTCAGTACCGGACGGAACTCCGGCACCTGTTCGATTCCACTTGGCACCCGCTGGCGACGACCCGCGACATCGCGAAGCCCGGCGACATTCTTACCTTCGACCTGTTAGAAACGCCGATCCTCATTCGGAATTTCGACGGCGAACTCCGTGCGTTCCTGAACGTGTGCCCGCACCGACACAGCCGCCTGATTGACAAACCGAAGGCGAACAGTGAGCGACTGAAGTGCCAGTATCACGGGTGGGAATTCGATCAAGAGGGTCGGACCGGCAAGATCCCCGACGCGCGGGCGTTCCGCCCCTGGGACCGCGAGAACGCGTGTCTGCGGCGGTTCCGGCTGGAGACGTGCGGGGAACTCGTGTTCGTCAATTTCAGTGACAACGGGATGTCACTCCGCGAGTGGCTCGGCCCGTTGTGGGAGACCTGGTCGGCCGGGTTCGGCGGGGATTACCGGTACGCGACCACGTGGGAGCAAGACTTCCCATGCAACTGGAAGGTGGTGCTGGAAAACTCGCTGGAGTCATACCACATTCCGCAGGTTCACCCGAAGACGTTCAAGGAGTATCCGGAGGAGTCGAATTCCTGGCACGTGCTGGACCCACAGTATTCGACGTTCCGCACAATGGCCCCGGACGACTGGCTCAACCGCCGGCTGTCGTGGGCGGTCCGCCAACTCGGGGTACCGGTGACCAACGAGTACTGGCACCACGTCCGGCACCCGCACGTCACGTTCGCCTCTCTCGACATCCACCGAATGATGATGTGCGTATTTCCCATCTCCCCGACCGCCTGCCGTTATCGGTCCATCGTGTACACGCTGCGTGGGCGGCGTCGGAACCCGCTCGCGTGGGCGCTGGCCCATTGTCTGCGACCGGCCGTCGTCGCGGTGGGGAAGAAGGTGTTCGCTGAGGACGGGGCGATCTACGAAGGCGTTCAGCGCGGACTGGCGGCGAGCCCGAACACGGGTGTATGGTGA
- the istB gene encoding IS21-like element helper ATPase IstB, translating into MAGWFPSTTRRSIRTESLRAALKALRLSGALESLDVRLHEAAGHNLHHAEFLELLVRDELAVRSDRQRRRRMKAAQFREARALEDVDWSFNPSIKRSQVYDLATCRFVREAKDVLLIGPPGVGKSHLVQAIGYQAIKCGHAVLYRSIFDLIRDFLQDEAVGGEDKVVARYLKPDLLVIDDMGMKQLPTRSGEYLFEIVMRRYETRSTVMTSNRPLEDWGKLLGDVPSATAILARFLHHAETIAITGRSYRLRNRGTKTEEPARGGELASPTRGDASGGRKPNAEEPARGREMASPIRDESPGEADA; encoded by the coding sequence ATGGCCGGATGGTTTCCTTCCACGACACGGAGGTCGATCAGGACTGAATCGTTACGCGCGGCGCTCAAAGCGTTGCGCCTCTCGGGTGCCCTGGAGAGCCTCGACGTGCGGTTGCACGAGGCGGCAGGGCATAACCTGCACCACGCCGAGTTCCTGGAATTGCTGGTCCGGGACGAGTTGGCGGTGCGATCGGATCGGCAACGTCGCCGGCGCATGAAGGCGGCCCAGTTCCGCGAGGCGCGAGCGCTGGAGGACGTCGACTGGTCGTTCAACCCGTCGATCAAGAGGAGCCAGGTGTACGACCTGGCGACCTGCCGGTTTGTCCGCGAGGCCAAGGATGTTCTGCTGATCGGCCCGCCCGGCGTGGGGAAGTCGCACTTGGTCCAAGCGATCGGCTACCAAGCGATCAAGTGCGGTCACGCGGTGCTGTACCGGTCGATCTTCGACCTGATCCGCGACTTCCTTCAGGACGAAGCGGTCGGCGGCGAGGACAAGGTCGTGGCCCGCTATCTCAAGCCCGACCTGCTCGTCATCGACGACATGGGCATGAAGCAGTTGCCGACGCGGTCGGGCGAGTACCTGTTCGAGATCGTCATGCGTCGTTACGAGACGCGATCGACGGTGATGACCTCGAACCGTCCGTTGGAGGACTGGGGCAAACTCCTCGGCGACGTCCCCAGCGCCACGGCCATCCTCGCTCGCTTCTTGCATCACGCCGAGACGATCGCGATCACAGGCCGCAGTTACCGCCTGCGGAATCGCGGCACGAAAACCGAAGAGCCGGCGAGGGGAGGGGAACTCGCGTCACCGACACGGGGCGACGCTTCCGGGGGACGAAAACCCAACGCCGAAGAGCCGGCGAGGGGACGTGAGATGGCGTCGCCGATTCGGGACGAGTCGCCCGGTGAGGCGGACGCCTAA
- a CDS encoding ATP-binding protein, which yields MGGSGTGKTHSATALGLALGRAGQRVRFATAAGLVTQLEKAQQEHRLDRMRTTLDRLDMLIVDERGYLSFSRAGAELLFQVFADRYERRSLLVTSNLPFGEWGQVFQGERMTAALLDRRTHQCDIFEMSGESYRFRESMKAKAGKNPKKGK from the coding sequence ATCGGGGGTTCCGGAACTGGGAAGACGCACTCGGCGACGGCCCTCGGACTCGCCCTCGGTCGGGCCGGCCAGCGGGTCCGGTTCGCGACCGCGGCCGGACTCGTCACCCAGTTGGAGAAGGCCCAGCAGGAACACCGCCTGGATCGGATGCGGACCACCCTCGACCGCCTCGACATGCTGATCGTCGATGAACGCGGGTACCTGTCGTTCAGTCGGGCCGGGGCCGAATTGCTGTTCCAGGTATTCGCCGACCGGTACGAGCGACGGAGCCTGTTGGTCACCAGCAACCTGCCGTTCGGCGAGTGGGGTCAAGTGTTCCAGGGCGAGCGGATGACGGCCGCCCTGCTCGACCGGCGCACCCACCAATGCGACATCTTTGAGATGTCGGGCGAAAGTTACCGCTTCCGCGAGTCGATGAAAGCCAAGGCGGGCAAGAACCCGAAGAAGGGGAAATAA